The genomic window AACCCGATGTCCTACGCGGTCAAGGAACTCTTCCACACACTTCAGGGCGAGGGCGCCCAGGCCGGCCGGGCAGCGGTGTTCTGCCGGTTTTCCGGCTGCAATCTCTGGTCCGGACGCGAGGCCGACCGGGCGGAGGCCGCCTGCCGCTTCTGCGACACCGATTTCGTCGGCATGGACGGGGATGGCGGCGGGCGTTTTTCCGACGCCGCGGCGCTCGCCGCCGCCATCGCCGCGACCTGGGCCGGGGGCGCGGCCAACCGCTACGTCGTCTTCACCGGCGGCGAACCGCTGCTCCAGCTCGACGAAGGGCTGATCGCCGCGGTCCATGCCCACGGCTTCGA from Methylorubrum populi includes these protein-coding regions:
- the queE gene encoding 7-carboxy-7-deazaguanine synthase is translated as MSYAVKELFHTLQGEGAQAGRAAVFCRFSGCNLWSGREADRAEAACRFCDTDFVGMDGDGGGRFSDAAALAAAIAATWAGGAANRYVVFTGGEPLLQLDEGLIAAVHAHGFEVAVETNGTLAAPPGIDWICVSPKAGNALVQASGHELKLVYPQAEALPERFADLPFRHRFLQPMDGPEAAANTAAAVAYCRSDARWRLSLQTHKIIGIP